From one Enterococcus sp. DIV2402 genomic stretch:
- the tyrS gene encoding tyrosine--tRNA ligase gives MSSDFFQELKNRGLVHQATDEAALEKQLNEESVKLYVGFDPTADSLHIGHLLPILMLRRFQQNGHVPIALVGGGTGMIGDPSFKDQERQLNTLDTVQNWSQSIKNQLSRFIDFENAENPAIIANNYDWLGKISLIDFLRDVGKNFTINYMMSKESVKRRIETGISYTEFAYQLLQAYDFLKLYENHGCLLQLGGSDQWGNITSGIELLRREKEVQGFGLTMPLITKADGTKFGKTEGNAVWLDAEKTTPYEFYQFWINTDDRDAIKFLKYFTFLSLDEIATIEEEFKQAPETRVAQKALAKEVTTLVHGETAYEQAVRISQALFSGDIKGLSGEEIKQGFKGVPTYEVQADDNLNLIELLITAKIEPSKRQAREDVQNGAIYINGDRVQDLAYEISDADKMDGHFTVVRRGKKKYFLLKF, from the coding sequence ATGAGTTCAGACTTTTTTCAAGAACTAAAAAATCGTGGTTTAGTTCACCAAGCAACAGACGAAGCAGCCTTAGAAAAACAATTAAATGAAGAGTCTGTTAAATTATATGTCGGGTTTGACCCAACAGCCGATAGTTTACATATCGGTCACTTATTGCCAATTTTAATGTTACGTCGTTTCCAACAAAATGGACATGTGCCGATTGCATTAGTTGGTGGGGGAACAGGAATGATTGGTGATCCATCATTTAAAGATCAAGAACGTCAACTAAATACTTTAGATACAGTTCAAAATTGGTCACAAAGTATTAAAAATCAATTGTCACGTTTTATTGATTTTGAAAATGCAGAGAATCCTGCAATTATTGCGAATAATTACGACTGGTTAGGCAAGATTTCGTTAATCGATTTTTTACGTGATGTTGGTAAAAACTTTACGATTAATTACATGATGAGTAAAGAGAGTGTAAAACGCCGGATTGAAACAGGGATTTCATATACAGAATTTGCTTACCAATTATTGCAAGCATACGATTTCTTGAAATTATACGAAAACCATGGTTGTTTATTACAATTGGGTGGTAGCGACCAATGGGGCAATATCACTTCTGGTATCGAGTTATTACGTCGTGAAAAAGAAGTCCAAGGTTTTGGTTTAACAATGCCATTAATTACCAAAGCAGATGGTACAAAATTTGGTAAAACCGAAGGAAATGCGGTTTGGTTAGATGCTGAAAAAACTACGCCTTATGAATTCTACCAATTTTGGATTAACACGGATGACCGTGATGCCATTAAATTCTTGAAATATTTCACATTCTTATCATTGGATGAAATTGCTACTATTGAAGAAGAATTTAAACAAGCTCCTGAAACACGTGTGGCACAAAAAGCGTTAGCGAAAGAAGTAACTACTTTGGTTCATGGCGAAACAGCTTATGAACAAGCAGTTCGTATCTCTCAAGCGTTATTTAGTGGAGACATTAAAGGTTTGTCAGGAGAAGAAATTAAACAAGGTTTCAAAGGTGTCCCAACTTATGAAGTACAAGCAGATGATAATTTGAATTTAATTGAATTGTTAATTACTGCCAAAATTGAACCTTCAAAACGTCAAGCACGTGAAGATGTCCAAAATGGTGCTATTTACATTAATGGTGATCGTGTGCAAGATTTAGCATATGAAATTAGTGATGCTGATAAAATGGATGGACACTTTACCGTTGTTCGCCGTGGGAAGAAAAAATACTTCTTACTAAAATTCTAA
- a CDS encoding AEC family transporter, giving the protein MVAIIIQALGLFLMIFLGFLLKRIGLLSKADGTTLSVIIVNITLPAVVIVNLARLSLKLDLVVFILIGFIWSIFQIALAWLFTRKESATKQQLFMYCASGFNIGNFTLPFVQGFLPLGVPFISMFDMGNSIMLCGGTNIVVNRLVGNQTTFEPKKIALQLLRSIPFTCYMLMLILRIFKINLPDALLTMLHPVAAANVFLSMFMIGLYLEFRLPKGAMKDVIKLLTLRYGLGFVVIAVVYFLPISHLHKVILSLLALTPIPLFGVINSVLAGVKEEVVGFASSISFLLSLPLMTLVVLLLGINV; this is encoded by the coding sequence ATGGTCGCAATTATTATTCAGGCATTAGGTTTGTTTTTGATGATTTTTTTAGGATTTTTATTAAAACGAATTGGGTTATTGTCAAAAGCAGATGGTACCACGTTATCTGTGATTATTGTGAATATCACCTTACCAGCAGTGGTCATCGTTAATCTAGCTCGTCTATCATTAAAACTTGATTTAGTCGTATTTATTTTGATTGGCTTTATTTGGTCAATCTTTCAAATTGCTTTAGCATGGTTATTCACGCGTAAAGAATCAGCTACAAAACAGCAACTATTTATGTATTGTGCTTCAGGATTTAATATTGGGAATTTTACATTACCTTTTGTCCAAGGTTTTTTACCGCTCGGAGTGCCTTTTATTTCGATGTTTGACATGGGGAATAGTATTATGTTATGTGGTGGAACAAATATTGTTGTGAATCGTCTAGTAGGAAATCAAACGACTTTTGAACCGAAAAAAATTGCTTTACAGCTATTACGTTCGATTCCGTTTACTTGTTATATGTTGATGTTAATTTTACGGATTTTTAAAATCAATTTGCCCGATGCACTGTTAACAATGTTACATCCGGTTGCCGCAGCAAATGTCTTTTTATCAATGTTTATGATTGGATTGTATCTAGAATTTCGTTTGCCAAAAGGAGCAATGAAAGATGTCATAAAATTATTGACGCTTCGTTATGGTCTGGGCTTCGTGGTAATTGCGGTTGTTTACTTTTTACCGATTTCGCATTTGCACAAAGTTATTTTGTCTTTATTAGCTCTTACACCCATTCCATTGTTCGGTGTGATTAATTCGGTTTTAGCTGGTGTGAAAGAGGAAGTCGTCGGATTTGCTTCATCGATTAGCTTTTTATTGAGTTTACCGTTAATGACGCTTGTGGTTCTCTTATTAGGAATTAATGTTTAA
- a CDS encoding deoxyribonuclease IV, producing the protein MLIGSHVSMSGKKMLLGSAEEAASYNATTFMIYTGAPQNTRRKPLEEMNIEAGKAFMVEHGLSDMVVHAPYIINLGNTIKPENFGFAIEFLREEIRRAQALGATQITMHPGAHVGAGVDAGLAQIIKGLNEVLDKDQIPQIALETMAGKGTELGRTFEELATIIDGVTLNEKLSVTLDTCHTNDAGYNVKEDFDGVLEEFDKIIGLDRLKVVHVNDSKNPQGSHKDRHANIGFGTIGFDALNYIVHHEKLVSLPKILETPYVMVGEDKKNKKPPYRFEIEMLKAGVFDPQLLEKIVAQ; encoded by the coding sequence ATGTTAATTGGCTCACACGTTTCCATGAGTGGAAAAAAAATGTTATTAGGGTCAGCAGAAGAAGCTGCTAGCTATAATGCAACAACGTTTATGATCTATACAGGTGCACCACAAAATACCCGTCGTAAACCTTTAGAAGAGATGAATATCGAAGCTGGTAAGGCTTTTATGGTGGAACATGGTTTATCAGACATGGTGGTACATGCACCCTATATTATTAATTTAGGAAATACGATTAAACCAGAAAATTTTGGTTTTGCGATTGAATTTTTACGTGAAGAAATTCGTCGGGCACAAGCATTAGGCGCAACGCAAATTACGATGCATCCGGGTGCCCATGTTGGCGCTGGTGTCGATGCAGGACTTGCCCAAATTATTAAAGGACTAAATGAAGTCTTGGATAAAGACCAAATTCCTCAAATTGCTTTAGAGACAATGGCAGGTAAAGGAACCGAATTAGGTCGTACGTTTGAAGAGTTAGCGACAATTATAGATGGCGTAACATTGAATGAAAAATTATCTGTTACATTGGATACTTGTCATACGAATGATGCGGGGTACAATGTCAAAGAAGATTTTGATGGTGTGTTAGAAGAATTCGACAAGATTATTGGGCTAGATCGTTTGAAAGTAGTGCATGTTAACGATTCAAAAAATCCTCAAGGTTCACATAAGGATCGCCATGCTAATATTGGTTTTGGTACGATTGGGTTTGATGCCTTAAATTACATCGTTCATCATGAAAAATTAGTTAGCTTACCAAAGATTTTGGAAACGCCATATGTGATGGTTGGCGAAGATAAAAAGAACAAAAAACCGCCATACCGTTTTGAAATTGAAATGCTAAAAGCAGGTGTGTTTGACCCGCAATTGTTAGAAAAAATTGTAGCACAATAG
- a CDS encoding YneF family protein, translating into MMSTGIVVLIAIIALLVGAVGGFFLARKYMQDYLKKNPPVNEDMLRMMMMSMGQKPSEKKIRQMMQQMKNQK; encoded by the coding sequence ATTATGAGTACAGGAATTGTTGTTTTAATTGCGATTATCGCTTTACTTGTAGGCGCTGTAGGCGGCTTCTTTTTAGCACGTAAATATATGCAAGATTACTTGAAGAAAAATCCTCCCGTTAATGAGGATATGTTGCGCATGATGATGATGTCAATGGGTCAAAAACCTTCTGAGAAAAAAATTCGTCAAATGATGCAACAAATGAAAAACCAAAAGTAA